GGGCCGCGCGAGCGTGGCCAGCACGCGCACGCACGTCGTCTTGCCCGCGCCGTTGGGGCCGAGCAGCCCGTGCACGGCGCCCGCGGGCACCCGCAGGTCCAGGCCGTCCAGGGCCCGGGTCCCGCCGTAGGTCTTGCGCAGCCCCACCGCGTCGACCGCGATCTGTGGCTCTGTCATCACTCTCCCGAAACTCCGTACGCAATACGGATTAACCATCACGGGCAATATAACGTACGCCGTACAGAGTTTCATCCCCGAGCGGCGAACTTTTCCGGGGCCTGGGAGGATGCGAGACGTGACGACCGAGTACAGCGGCGGCGGCGACCCGAGGCGCAGCCTCGAACTCCTGTGGGGCGTCCAGCCCGCCCCCAGGCGCGGCCCGAAGCCCAAACTGACCGTGGCGGAGATCGTCCGGACCGCCGTCGCGGTCGCCGACGCCGAGGGCCTGGACGCCCTCTCGATGCGCCGCGTCGCCGACGAGCTCGGCGTCGCCCCGATGTCGATCTACACCTACGTGCCGAGCAAGGCCGAGCTGATCGACGTCATGTTCGACCGCGCCCTCGCCGAGCTCACCCCGCCCGACGACGTCCCCGGCGGCTGGCGTCCCAAGCTCGAGCACCTCGCCCGCGACAACTGGGACCTGTACCACCGGCACCCCTGGCTGCTGCACGTCGCCGCCGTCCGCCCGCCGATGGGCCCCGCGATGTTCGCCAAGTACGAGTTCGAACTCCGCGCCGTCGACGGCATCGGCCTCACCGACGTCGAGATGGACTCGGTCGTCGCGCTCGTCACCGGCTTCGCCGAGAGCTCCGCCCGCGTCTCGGTCAACGTCGCCGAGGCCGAACGGCGCACCGGCATGGACGACGTGCAGTGGTGGGAGAGCATCGCCCCGCTGATGGAGGAGATCGACACGGGCGGGAACGAGTACCCGCTGAGCGCCCGCGTCGGCGCGAGCGCCGGAGCGGAGTACCAGGGCCCCGTGGGCCCGCGCCACGCGTTCGACTTCGGGCTCGCGCGCATCCTGGACGGCATCGAAGTCCTGATCGCCGCACGAGGCTGACGAGCCCCGGGCCCGCGGAACGCGGCCGCCCCGGCGATCGGGGGCCTACCGCCTCCGGTTCGTCCGCTTGGTCGGGACGGCCGCGACCGGATCGTCCGGCCACGGATGGCGCGGGTACCGGCCGCGCAGTTCGGCGCGCACCGCCCGGTACCCCTCGCGCCAGAACGACGCGAGGTCGGAGGTGACGGCGGCCGGGCGGCCCGCCGGGGACAGCAGGTGCACCGCCACCGGCACCCGCCCGCCGGCCAGCCGGGGCGCCGCCTCCCACCCGAACAGCTCCTGCAGCTTCGCCGCGAGGACCGGCCGGTCGGGCGCGTAGTCGACGCGGATCCGCGAGCCCGACGGGACCTCGATCCGCTCGGGCGCCAGCTCGTCCAGCCGCGCCGCGAGGTCCCACGGCAGCAGGCCGCGCAGGGCCGCCGCGACGTCGATGCGCGCGAGCCCCGCGCGGCCGCGGGCGCCCGCCGCGGTGGCCCAGTCCGGGACGTGCGCGAGCAGCGCGGCGTCGTCCACGGCGGGCCACGGCTCCCCCAGCGCCCGATGCAGGAACGCGAGCCGCTCGCGCAGCGCCGTCGCGGCGGGCGTCCAGGTCAGCACGCCCGTGCCCAGCGCACGGACGCCGTCGCGCAGCGCCGCCCGCACCCGCTCGGGATCGGGGTCGCGCAGCGGGCGCGCGTCCAGCTCGATCGCGCCGAGCCGCTCGACCCGCCGCGCCACCACGTCCCCGTCCCGCCAGGCGACCTCCTCGCCCGCCGCCGCGAGCGGCGCCGCCGCGAACCGGGCCACGTCCTCGTCGATCGCCACCGCCTGCCGGATCCGCGCCGACGCCGCCCCCGCCGGACGGTCGGCCGCCGCGACCGCGAGCCACCGGGGCCGCGCCCCGGCGAGCGCCGACCCGTCGCCGAGCACCGCGCCCGTCCCGGACGCCATCAGGAAGTCGCGCCCGCCCTCAACCCGCACCCGCGCGACCCGCTCGGGAAACGCGAGCGCCACCACGACCCCGGCGACCCCGTCGTCCCCCCGCCCGCCCCCGCCCACCGAAGCACCACCCCGCCCCGCCGGGGCGGCCGGGGTGTGCTTTTGCTCTGGGAGTGCGGCTTGGAGGCGGCGGGACTCGTCGCGCCAGCGGGCGGCGTGGGCGTCGGCGGCGTCGGCGGGCGGGCCGGGGCGGCGGAGGGCGCGCCACGCGGCGGTCAGGTCGTCGCCGGCGGCGCGCGGCGCGGGTTCGGACAGCAGCGCGACCACCTCGGCGGCGGCGCGGGGGCCGACCTCGCGGGCGCCGTCCAGGAGGGCGCGGGCCAGGCGGGGGTGGACGCCGACGCGGGCGAGGCGGCGGCCGCGGCCGGTGACGCGGCCGTCGGCGGCCACCGCGCCGATGGCGTGCAGGGTGGCGCGGGCGGCGTCGAGCGCGGCGGGCGGGGGCGGGTCGAGCAGGGCGAGGGAGCGCGCGTCCGGGTCTCCCCAGCAGGCGGCCTGCAGCGCGAAGCCGGTGAGGTCGGCGAGCTCGATCTCCGGGCGCGGGCGGGCGGGCAGGCGAGCGTGGTCGTGTTCGGCCCAGCACCGGTACACGGCGCCGGGGGCTTCGCGGCCCGCGCGGCCGGCGCGCTGCTCGGCGGCGGCGCGGGACGCGCGGACGGTCGTGAGCGCGCCGAGGCCGCGGGCGTGGTCGGTACGGGGTTCGCGGGCGAGGCCGGAGTCGACGACGAGGCGCACGCCCGGGACGGTGAGGCTCGATTCGGCGACCGACGTCGCCAGCACCACGCGGGGGCGGGCGCCCGGGGCGAGGACCGCGTCCTGCGCGGCCGGGGGCGCCTGCCCGTGCACCTGCAGGATCTCGGCGGGGGCGTCGCGCAGCAGGCCCGCGACGCGGGCGATCTCCCCCGCGCCCGGCAGGAAGCACAGGACGTCGCCGTCGCGTTCGGACAGAGCGCGGCGGACGGTCGCGGCGACGTGCGCGAGGAGCGCGGGGTCCACCCGCATGCCGTGCGGGGGCGGGACGGGACGGGACGGCGGCGCCCACACGACCTCGACGGGGTGCAGCGCCGCGGCGGTCTCCACGACCGGTGCGTCGCCCAGGAGCCGCGACCACGGGGCGGTGTCGGCGGTGGCGGAGGCGGCGACCAGACGCAGGTCGGGGCGGAGGGCGTCGCGGGCGTCGCGCAGGAACGCCAGTGCGGTGTCGGCGTCCAGGTGCCGCTCGTGGCACTCGTCCATGATCACCACGTCGGTGCCCGGCAGTTCGGGGTCGTCCTGGAGGCGCTGCAGGAGGACGCCGGTGGTGACGACCTCGATCCGCGAGCCGGGGCGGTGCTCGCCGCGGACGGTGACGCCGACGCGGCGGCCGGGGCGTTCGCCGAGCAGCCACGCCATCCGGCGGGCGGCGGCGCGCGCCGCGAGGCGGCGGGGCTCCACCACGGTGATCTTGCCCTCGGGCGCCGGGGCGGGCAGCGCCAGGCCGGCGAGGGCGAGCGGGACGAGCGTGGTCTTGCCGGTGCCGGGGGGCGCGGCGAGGACGGCCGCGCCGTGGGAGGCGAGCGCGGCGCGCAGGTCCGGGACGGCGCGGTGAACGGGCAGGCGTTCGGCCGCGGCGAGGCGGTCGTCGGTCACCGCACCAGTGTGCAACGGATCAGTATCCCGGCGCGCCGCGGTGCCGCAGAGTGATCGACCGTGTGAGAAATGCCACGAAATCGAAAAGGGGCCCGTGCGTTACGGTGATAGTTGCACCGAGCCTTTCAAGATTGGTCGAGAAGCCGTCAAAGTTCGTCCTCGGAACCACCACCTCGAGGGATGCGAAACGGCAGGTGGGCAATGGTTTCGGCAGGCGGGGCATGGCTTTACCGTTTGACATACGTCACCACTCGACGTGTGGCGCCATTCCGCCGGGTATCCGCATAATGAGGTCGTAAGTCGCAGGATGCCAGGAGGTTCGGGATGTTCGGCAGCTCCATCTACCTGCGGGACCGTCCCGCGCTCACCGGCGGATCTCCCCAGGCCATCTACGCGGACCTCTGGCAGCGCGACCAGAAAAAGCGGCTGCGGACCCGCGCCATTCTGGCGGGCGGGACGCTGCTGGCGGCGGGACTGCTGGTCAACGGGGTATTCGGAATCGCTTCGGCGATCCTGGTCGCCGCCGCGGACACGTTCGTCCATTGGCGCATTTATCACGCTTCGCGCGTGTGGCGGCTCGGATCGCGCGGGGATGAGCGGATGGGACGGCTGCTGCGCCTCACCCGCGAACGGCGCGGCCACCGGGTCCTGCACGGGCGCGCGGTGCCCGGGCACGGCACCGTCGACCAGCTGGTCATCGGCTCGGACGGCCTGTGGCTGGTGCACAACGAGGCGTGGCACCCCGAGGCCGAGCTGTCGCACCACGGCGGCCGGCTGTTCGTCGACGGCCGCACCAAGACCAAGCTCGTCCGGGAGATCACCGCGCGGGCGGAGGCCGCCGCGAACCTGATCTCCGAGGGCGCCGGAACCCCCGTGAAGGTGCGCCCGCTGCTGGCCGTGCACGGCGGCGAGATGCCCCGCCGGACGCGCCTGTTCAGCGCGGACGGCATCGTGTTCGGCACCCCGCTGCGGCTCCTGCGGTACATGCACCGCAACCCGTCCGCCGACTACTCCCCCGACGAGATCGACGCGATCATGCGCGCCGCCGTGCTCGCCCTGCCGATCGGCGGGCGGCAGATGGCGCCCGCGGCCTGATCCGCCCGACCGACCTTTCCGGAGCCGTTCATGCCGCCGCCCGAACACCTGCGGCCGGCGCCGTCAGGCGCCGCCCGCAGGGCGCCCACCGTCCGCCCGGGTCCCGCCGCCCGAGCGGGCGGTGCGGCGCAGCCACAGCAGGCCCAGCACCGGCAGCACCAGCGGCACGAACCCGTAACCGCGCCCGTATCCGGACCAGACGGTCTCGTCGGGGAACGCCGCGGGATCGGCGAGGCCGAGCGTCCCCACCACCAGCACGCCGGCCAGCTCGACCGAGCAGGCGGCCACCGCGACACGGAACGAGGTGCGCCCGCCGAGCGCCAGCGCCACCGTCGCCAGGACGTAGACGGCCGCGGCGAACGCCGACAGCGCGTAGGCGACGGGCGCCTCCGCGAAGTTCGTGGCGATCTGCACCCCGGCCCGGGCGCCCGCCGCCAGCGCGAAGATCGCGTAGACGGCGACCAGCATCCGGCCCGGCCCGCCCCCGGTACCGCCCGCGCGGGCTTCGTCGCCGGCGCGGGCGCCGTCGTCCGCGCGGGCTCCGGGGCGGACGTCCCCGGTCCCGGCCTCAGGCAACGGTCCCGCTCCACAGCTGGTTCATCCTGACGACCATCACCGCGACGCCGAGCCCGGCGACCACGAGCACCCCCGGCCCCCACCGGGTGCGCTCCAGCAGCCCCCACCCGGCCCCGGCCGGCGGGATCAGCAGGATCGCGATCAGGTAGCCCACGAAGGTCGTCGCGGGGTCGGGCCCCTCCCCGCCGCCGAGCTCGACGAACCCGACGACGGCCTGCGCGATCAGCAGCAGTTCCAGGACGCCGAGCGCCACCAGGTGGCCGACGCTCATCGGCCGGTCCCGCACCGCGGTGACCAGCGCGTACCCGGCCGTCAGCAGGGCCGTCACGATGACCGCGGTCGCCAGCACGTTCGTCACGCCGAAAGGGTACTACCGGCTGTAGAGCGGACGAGCACCGGTCACGGGCCCCGCCCCGCCGCGCGGTTCGGCCGTGTCGCGCTCTGGCGCTCCGGGGCAACAAAAGCGACAATGACGGCATGGAACGGCTCGGCGCCCTCGGCATCGCGAGCGGTCTGTTCTTGTTCGCCGGTCTCCTCTTCTGCCTCTGCCTCCTCGGGTTCCTGGCCTCGCTGTCCGACGAGCGGTGGGCCGAGCGCATCGACCGACGCAAATAGTGCACGGCGCCCGTGGCAGCATGGCGGGCGTGAGAGCGCTGCAGTGGCTGAACCTGACCCGGCACGGCGAGAGCACCGGCAACCTGGCCTGGCGGGAGGCGGAGCGCGCGGGCGCCGAGGACGCCGGCATCCCCGAGCGGGACGCGGACGTCCCGCTGTCGGACCTCGGCCGCGCCCAGGCCGAGACCCTCGGCCGCCGCCTCGCCGCACTCCCCCCGGACGAGCGCCCCACCATGGTCGTCTCGTCCCCCTACCTGCGGGCGCTCGACACCGCCCGGATCGCCCTCGGGCAGACGTCCTGGGCCGCGCCCGCCGCGCCGGACGGGCTGCGCCTGCGCGTGGACGAACGGCTCCGCGACCGTGAGCAGGGCGTCCTGCAGGGCCTCACCGCCCGCGGGGTGCGGCGCCGGTTCCCCGCCGAGGCGGAGCGGGCGGCGCGGCTCGGCAAGTTCTACCATCGCCCGCCCGGCGGGGAGTCGTGGGCCGACCTCGCGCTGCGGCTGCGCAGCTTCTACCGGGACCTGGCGGCGGACGCCCCGGGCGGCCGGGTGCTGGTCGTGGCGCACGACGCGATCGTCGTCGTGACCCGCTACCTGGTGGAGGAGCTGACGGAGCAGGAGATCATGCAGATCGAGAAGGAACCGATCGGCAACTGCTCGCTGACCCGCTGGCAGGGCGACGGCGGCGGCGCGCTGCGCCCCGTCTGCTACAACGACAGCACCCACCTGACCGCCCCCGGCGGCGGCTGACGAGGACGCCCGCGGCCGTCCGGTCGGCTCAGAGACCGTCGTCGCTGAGCAGGCGGTCGCTGCGGGTGGCGACGGCGGCGCGGCGCGGATCGCCCGGCGGCAGCACCGCCCCGAGCCGCTCCAGCGCCTCGAGGTCGCCCCGCCCCTGTTCGGTCTGCGCGTACGCCCACAGCGCCTCGGCGCCGCCCCGGTCGAGGGCCTGCCGCCGGATCAGCACCGCAAGCTCGTCGCGTTCCGCGCGCACGGCGGGCGCGTCCGAACGCGGCAGCAGCTCCCCCGCGTACAGCCGCGCGGCCGCCGGGACGTCCCCCTCGTCCAGCAGCCGCCGGACGGTCCGGAAGTCGGCGTCGACCGCGCACTCGAGCCGGTAGGGGCGGGCGCGGACGAGCCCGCCGAGCCGGTCGCGGAGCCGGTGGATCTCCGCGCGGACGGTGCCCGGGGTGCCCTCGTCCCCGTACAGCAGCCACGCCAGCCGGTCGCCGCTCAGCCCCTGCGGGTGCAGCGCCAGCAGCGAGAGGATCTCCGCGTGCCGCAGCGTCAGCGGCACCGGGCGTCCGTCCAGCCGGGCCACCGGCGGGTCGGCGCCCAGCAGCGTCAGCGCCAGCAGCGGCCGGTCCCCCGCCGCCCCGGGAGCCGGGTCGGCGGGCCGCGCGGGACGGGCGGCGGCGGCCCCGGCCCGCGGGCGCAGCAGGTAGACCTCCCCGAGCGGCTCGGCGAACATCGGACGGCCGTCGGGAAGCGTGATCGTCGCACCGGGTTCGGGGACGTCGAGCCGCCGCCCGCGCCACCCGTCCGGGCCGCCCGCCAGGATCCGGCCGGTCGCGGTGACCAGCGTCGCGCCGCCGCACGCGCCGCGCAGCCCCGTCAGGTGCGGCAGGTAGCGCTCGCGGAGCCGCTCGTCGCGCCGCCGCATCTC
The nucleotide sequence above comes from Actinomadura algeriensis. Encoded proteins:
- the hrpB gene encoding ATP-dependent helicase HrpB — protein: MTDDRLAAAERLPVHRAVPDLRAALASHGAAVLAAPPGTGKTTLVPLALAGLALPAPAPEGKITVVEPRRLAARAAARRMAWLLGERPGRRVGVTVRGEHRPGSRIEVVTTGVLLQRLQDDPELPGTDVVIMDECHERHLDADTALAFLRDARDALRPDLRLVAASATADTAPWSRLLGDAPVVETAAALHPVEVVWAPPSRPVPPPHGMRVDPALLAHVAATVRRALSERDGDVLCFLPGAGEIARVAGLLRDAPAEILQVHGQAPPAAQDAVLAPGARPRVVLATSVAESSLTVPGVRLVVDSGLAREPRTDHARGLGALTTVRASRAAAEQRAGRAGREAPGAVYRCWAEHDHARLPARPRPEIELADLTGFALQAACWGDPDARSLALLDPPPPAALDAARATLHAIGAVAADGRVTGRGRRLARVGVHPRLARALLDGAREVGPRAAAEVVALLSEPAPRAAGDDLTAAWRALRRPGPPADAADAHAARWRDESRRLQAALPEQKHTPAAPAGRGGASVGGGGRGDDGVAGVVVALAFPERVARVRVEGGRDFLMASGTGAVLGDGSALAGARPRWLAVAAADRPAGAASARIRQAVAIDEDVARFAAAPLAAAGEEVAWRDGDVVARRVERLGAIELDARPLRDPDPERVRAALRDGVRALGTGVLTWTPAATALRERLAFLHRALGEPWPAVDDAALLAHVPDWATAAGARGRAGLARIDVAAALRGLLPWDLAARLDELAPERIEVPSGSRIRVDYAPDRPVLAAKLQELFGWEAAPRLAGGRVPVAVHLLSPAGRPAAVTSDLASFWREGYRAVRAELRGRYPRHPWPDDPVAAVPTKRTNRRR
- a CDS encoding NERD domain-containing protein; translation: MFGSSIYLRDRPALTGGSPQAIYADLWQRDQKKRLRTRAILAGGTLLAAGLLVNGVFGIASAILVAAADTFVHWRIYHASRVWRLGSRGDERMGRLLRLTRERRGHRVLHGRAVPGHGTVDQLVIGSDGLWLVHNEAWHPEAELSHHGGRLFVDGRTKTKLVREITARAEAAANLISEGAGTPVKVRPLLAVHGGEMPRRTRLFSADGIVFGTPLRLLRYMHRNPSADYSPDEIDAIMRAAVLALPIGGRQMAPAA
- a CDS encoding histidine phosphatase family protein, whose product is MAGVRALQWLNLTRHGESTGNLAWREAERAGAEDAGIPERDADVPLSDLGRAQAETLGRRLAALPPDERPTMVVSSPYLRALDTARIALGQTSWAAPAAPDGLRLRVDERLRDREQGVLQGLTARGVRRRFPAEAERAARLGKFYHRPPGGESWADLALRLRSFYRDLAADAPGGRVLVVAHDAIVVVTRYLVEELTEQEIMQIEKEPIGNCSLTRWQGDGGGALRPVCYNDSTHLTAPGGG
- a CDS encoding GAF domain-containing protein, which codes for MTTKEHAARPRPPIAESWRRARDAGVDAAVPAAPLVFDRDVLADARDAHPLAPHLPLLRDLLRGVADETEHLLVITDEAGRALWTQGPRRTRRAAERIGLLEGFCWAEDTVGTNGIGTALAEGRPEHVYAAEHVAQVLHGWSCAGAPVTDPDTGRVIGCVDVSATAERLHPAMAVLVATAARLAEARLEVEMRRRDERLRERYLPHLTGLRGACGGATLVTATGRILAGGPDGWRGRRLDVPEPGATITLPDGRPMFAEPLGEVYLLRPRAGAAAARPARPADPAPGAAGDRPLLALTLLGADPPVARLDGRPVPLTLRHAEILSLLALHPQGLSGDRLAWLLYGDEGTPGTVRAEIHRLRDRLGGLVRARPYRLECAVDADFRTVRRLLDEGDVPAAARLYAGELLPRSDAPAVRAERDELAVLIRRQALDRGGAEALWAYAQTEQGRGDLEALERLGAVLPPGDPRRAAVATRSDRLLSDDGL
- a CDS encoding TetR/AcrR family transcriptional regulator — translated: MTTEYSGGGDPRRSLELLWGVQPAPRRGPKPKLTVAEIVRTAVAVADAEGLDALSMRRVADELGVAPMSIYTYVPSKAELIDVMFDRALAELTPPDDVPGGWRPKLEHLARDNWDLYHRHPWLLHVAAVRPPMGPAMFAKYEFELRAVDGIGLTDVEMDSVVALVTGFAESSARVSVNVAEAERRTGMDDVQWWESIAPLMEEIDTGGNEYPLSARVGASAGAEYQGPVGPRHAFDFGLARILDGIEVLIAARG